Proteins encoded by one window of Paenibacillus urinalis:
- a CDS encoding proline dehydrogenase family protein has product MEIVLKNFFQALAKNPTANQMAKKYGLRFGASRFVAGITIHDAVQSVRSLNRDGRVATLDHLGEFISTREEALESAKMCIETLEAIADSGIKSNLSLKMTSLGLDIDKQLCMDNMNQILECAQRYNNFVRIDMEDYAHCEVSIDIYRDLRKKFDNVGIVLQAYLYRTEQDVEDLNPYDANLRLVKGAYKESPKVAYPNKKDVDDNYKKLISQHLSNGNYTAVATHDEAIIQYVKEEAAQKGYALDRFEFQMLYGIAEDLQKSLVKEGYKVRVYVPYGRDWFGYNMRRLAERPANVWFVLKNLFK; this is encoded by the coding sequence ATGGAAATCGTGCTTAAAAATTTTTTTCAGGCCTTAGCCAAGAATCCAACAGCTAATCAGATGGCGAAGAAGTATGGTTTAAGATTTGGAGCAAGTCGGTTTGTTGCGGGAATTACGATTCATGATGCCGTTCAGTCTGTAAGAAGCTTGAATCGTGATGGACGTGTTGCTACGTTGGATCATTTAGGAGAATTTATCTCGACGAGGGAAGAAGCGCTTGAATCAGCCAAGATGTGTATAGAGACTTTGGAAGCCATTGCAGACAGTGGTATTAAGTCCAACTTGTCTTTAAAAATGACCTCACTTGGACTTGATATTGACAAGCAGCTATGCATGGATAACATGAATCAAATTCTCGAATGCGCACAGCGTTATAACAATTTTGTACGGATTGACATGGAGGATTATGCTCACTGCGAGGTATCTATCGACATCTACCGAGATCTCCGGAAGAAATTTGATAATGTAGGAATTGTACTCCAGGCTTATTTGTATCGAACGGAGCAAGATGTGGAGGACCTCAATCCATATGATGCCAATTTAAGACTGGTGAAGGGGGCCTATAAAGAGTCGCCCAAGGTGGCTTATCCTAACAAGAAGGATGTTGACGACAACTATAAGAAGCTTATTTCCCAGCATCTTTCGAATGGAAATTATACTGCTGTTGCAACTCATGATGAGGCCATCATTCAGTATGTGAAAGAAGAGGCGGCACAGAAGGGCTATGCCCTTGATCGATTTGAATTTCAGATGTTATACGGGATTGCTGAGGACTTACAGAAGAGTTTGGTCAAGGAAGGGTATAAGGTTCGTGTATATGTACCTTACGGACGAGACTGGTTTGGCTACAATATGAGACGATTGGCAGAGCGGCCAGCAAATGTGTGGTTTGTACTCAAAAATTTATTCAAGTAA
- a CDS encoding PTS fructose transporter subunit IIABC, protein MRITDLMIEETMIMNLKSTSKDGAMDELIASLASSGRINDPVLFKEMIYKREAESSTGIGGGIAMPHAKTAAVNEPTVVFAKSEAGVDFESLDGEPAHVFFMIAAPEGAGSTHLRTLAALSRLLIDNVFIERLLQTKTPNEVTALFNEKQAEEAEGSEKSEHKTNSADSSTNETLKPADQAEEIPFVVAVTACPTGIAHTFMAEDALKKKAQEMGVQIRVETNGSEGASNVLTEDEIRRAKGIIVAADKNVEMARFAGKPVLQRPVSDGIRKSEELISKAVKGDAPIYQAEGGAASPAADEKKSVGSTLYKNLMNGISHMLPFVVGGGILLAISFLIEQVAGEDNPIFQLLQTIGGGEGAFHFLIPILAGFIAMSIADRPALMPGMVGGLMAVNANAGFLGGLAAGFLAGYVVIGLRRVFKHLPKAIDGLKAILLYPVFGLLITGSLMFYILSPIFSWINTGLIDVLNNLGTGNMVLLGIILGGMMSIDMGGPFNKAAYTFAIGVFTSSGNENGLMMAAVMAGGMVPPLAIALATTFFKNKFTEEERKSGITNYVLGLSFITEGAIPFAAADPLRVLTSCIVGSAVAGGLTQLWAINLPAPHGGIFVAALASNALMFLLAVVIGAVISGIILGLWKKPLKV, encoded by the coding sequence ATGAGAATTACGGATTTGATGATTGAAGAAACGATGATCATGAATTTGAAATCCACTTCGAAGGATGGCGCAATGGATGAATTGATAGCTAGTCTCGCTAGCAGCGGGCGTATCAATGATCCTGTTCTATTCAAAGAAATGATATATAAACGTGAGGCAGAATCCAGCACAGGAATCGGCGGCGGGATCGCAATGCCTCATGCGAAGACTGCAGCTGTGAATGAGCCAACTGTTGTATTTGCAAAAAGCGAAGCCGGTGTCGATTTTGAATCATTAGACGGTGAGCCTGCACATGTGTTCTTCATGATTGCGGCACCGGAAGGAGCAGGAAGTACACATCTTCGTACGCTCGCTGCCCTTTCCCGGCTATTGATTGACAACGTTTTCATTGAACGATTGCTGCAAACAAAGACACCGAATGAGGTAACCGCTCTATTCAATGAGAAGCAGGCTGAGGAAGCGGAGGGTTCGGAGAAGTCGGAGCATAAGACGAACTCGGCGGACTCATCGACAAATGAGACTCTGAAACCAGCAGACCAAGCTGAAGAAATTCCATTTGTTGTTGCAGTAACCGCTTGCCCTACGGGAATTGCCCACACCTTTATGGCTGAAGATGCACTCAAGAAGAAGGCTCAAGAGATGGGCGTTCAAATCCGGGTGGAAACCAACGGATCTGAAGGAGCGAGTAATGTCTTGACCGAAGATGAAATCCGCCGGGCGAAGGGAATTATCGTGGCGGCAGATAAAAATGTCGAGATGGCACGATTTGCAGGTAAACCGGTATTGCAGCGTCCTGTCAGCGATGGTATTCGTAAATCGGAAGAGCTGATATCCAAAGCTGTAAAAGGAGATGCCCCGATCTACCAGGCAGAAGGTGGAGCCGCTTCACCAGCTGCGGATGAGAAGAAAAGTGTCGGCAGTACCTTGTATAAGAACTTAATGAACGGTATATCTCATATGCTTCCGTTTGTTGTCGGCGGCGGGATTCTGCTCGCCATTTCGTTCCTCATTGAACAAGTGGCTGGTGAGGATAACCCAATCTTCCAGCTGCTGCAAACGATAGGCGGCGGTGAAGGTGCGTTTCATTTTCTGATTCCTATTTTGGCGGGATTCATTGCAATGAGTATTGCTGATCGTCCGGCACTTATGCCGGGTATGGTAGGTGGTTTAATGGCGGTTAATGCCAATGCAGGATTTCTCGGCGGACTTGCAGCCGGATTTCTGGCAGGTTACGTTGTCATTGGACTTCGCCGGGTGTTTAAGCATTTGCCCAAAGCCATTGACGGATTAAAAGCCATTCTGCTATATCCAGTGTTCGGACTGCTGATTACCGGCTCACTGATGTTCTATATTTTGTCACCCATTTTCAGCTGGATCAATACGGGGTTAATTGATGTACTTAACAATCTGGGTACAGGGAATATGGTTCTGCTCGGAATCATTCTCGGCGGTATGATGTCAATTGATATGGGCGGACCGTTTAACAAAGCTGCATACACATTTGCAATTGGCGTGTTTACGTCAAGCGGAAATGAGAACGGGCTGATGATGGCAGCTGTTATGGCGGGAGGTATGGTTCCTCCATTAGCAATAGCATTAGCAACAACCTTCTTTAAGAATAAGTTTACGGAAGAGGAGCGCAAATCCGGGATTACGAATTATGTACTAGGCTTATCCTTTATTACAGAAGGGGCCATTCCATTTGCAGCGGCTGATCCGCTCCGGGTATTGACCTCGTGTATCGTTGGATCGGCAGTCGCCGGAGGACTGACTCAATTGTGGGCGATTAACCTGCCTGCTCCCCATGGAGGAATCTTCGTCGCTGCACTTGCGAGCAATGCCTTGATGTTCTTGCTGGCAGTTGTGATTGGTGCTGTTATTTCCGGAATCATCTTGGGATTATGGAAGAAACCTTTAAAAGTTTAG
- a CDS encoding MmcQ/YjbR family DNA-binding protein, whose protein sequence is MNSIVSYCLAKKAAKEDYPFGADTLVAKIEGKMFALISLNKDKEPLSISLKCDPLIAVNLREQHQAVVPGYHLNKKHWNTVYLGQDLRVEDIRPMIDHSYDLVFKGLTKKQRESIQCRLGN, encoded by the coding sequence GTGAATTCAATCGTTTCCTATTGTTTGGCCAAAAAGGCTGCCAAGGAGGACTATCCGTTCGGGGCGGATACCCTTGTGGCCAAAATTGAGGGGAAAATGTTTGCCTTGATTTCCCTGAATAAGGATAAGGAACCGCTCAGCATATCACTCAAATGCGATCCGCTCATAGCCGTGAATCTGCGTGAACAGCATCAGGCGGTCGTGCCGGGTTATCATCTTAACAAAAAGCACTGGAACACGGTATATCTGGGGCAAGACCTTAGAGTAGAGGATATTCGGCCGATGATCGATCATTCCTACGACTTGGTATTCAAGGGCTTGACGAAGAAGCAGCGTGAATCAATCCAATGTCGGTTGGGTAATTAA
- the pfkB gene encoding 1-phosphofructokinase, protein MIYTVTLNPSIDYIVEVEQLELGSLNRMKRDLKLPGGKGINVSRVLNQLNAEHAALGFIGGFTGNFIDAYLNKEGIRSDFVFIQDDTRINVKLKHDQETEINGLGPVVTEEEAVALLQKLNQLAEGDILVLSGSIPPSLGGDFYLRLIKACQKAGAEFVIDTTGEALLEALYYKPLLVKPNHHELAELFGVTIESQDDLITYGRKLLDEGAQHVIISMAGEGALLITSEAVYHATVPAGTVRNSVGAGDSMIAGFVGTLTQTKDPLEAFRAGVASGSATAFSDDLAQRKEIDKLIPEVQITKL, encoded by the coding sequence ATGATATATACGGTAACACTCAATCCATCCATCGATTACATCGTGGAAGTTGAACAGCTGGAGCTTGGCAGCTTGAACCGAATGAAGCGGGATTTAAAGCTCCCTGGTGGAAAAGGAATCAATGTATCCAGGGTGCTTAACCAGCTGAATGCAGAACATGCAGCGCTTGGTTTTATTGGCGGATTTACGGGGAATTTTATAGACGCCTATCTGAACAAGGAAGGAATTAGATCGGATTTTGTTTTCATTCAGGATGATACACGAATTAACGTCAAATTGAAGCATGACCAGGAGACCGAGATCAATGGTCTTGGTCCTGTAGTCACAGAGGAAGAGGCGGTGGCTCTGCTTCAGAAGCTTAATCAGCTTGCAGAAGGAGATATTCTGGTGCTGTCAGGCAGTATTCCTCCTTCACTTGGCGGTGATTTCTATCTTCGATTAATCAAAGCCTGCCAGAAAGCAGGGGCTGAATTTGTCATCGATACGACAGGTGAGGCCTTGCTCGAAGCTTTGTACTATAAACCGCTGCTGGTGAAACCGAATCATCACGAATTAGCTGAGTTGTTTGGAGTTACGATCGAGTCTCAGGACGATCTCATTACCTATGGCAGGAAGCTGCTGGATGAAGGCGCACAGCACGTCATTATTTCTATGGCTGGTGAAGGAGCACTGTTGATTACAAGTGAGGCCGTTTATCACGCCACGGTTCCTGCGGGAACCGTAAGAAATTCAGTCGGTGCCGGAGATTCGATGATTGCTGGCTTTGTCGGAACGCTTACTCAAACAAAAGACCCGTTAGAGGCATTTCGTGCAGGTGTAGCTTCAGGCAGTGCAACGGCATTTTCAGACGATCTTGCTCAGCGAAAAGAAATTGATAAATTGATTCCTGAAGTCCAAATCACCAAATTATAA
- a CDS encoding MFS transporter, whose protein sequence is MANVQTQPVGTNPALGKKTSVRALIASLIGSSIEWFDYFLYGTAASLVFNQLFFPAEDAVVSLLLSYLTFALPFFIRPLGGIIFSHIGDKVGRKKTLVMTLSLMGGSTVLIGCLPDYNAIGVWAPILLILMRCIQGLGIGGEWGGALLLAVEYSGKNNRGFYGSIPQMGVTIGMVMGTLALSLMSLLPDDAFMSWGWRVPFIMSAVLVFIGLWIRNGLDETPAFKESQKSGETSRVPLLDTLRYHWKSVLIAVGAKVVETGPFYIFGTFVVAYCTTYLGYERSPVLNAVLLAALVATALIPLAGKLSDKIGRKPLFVGGTIAIILYAFPYFYLLSQGSIALMILATILGLGIVWVPVTAVLGTMFSEIFSTKVRYTGVSLGYQIGAAVAGGTAPLIATWLLSEFNNSWVPVALYIILTGVISLIAVSATREKKNTELDI, encoded by the coding sequence ATGGCGAATGTACAAACACAGCCTGTAGGAACGAATCCGGCATTGGGCAAAAAAACATCTGTCAGAGCATTAATTGCAAGCTTGATTGGCAGCTCTATCGAATGGTTCGATTATTTTTTGTATGGAACGGCTGCTTCACTTGTTTTTAACCAGTTATTCTTTCCAGCCGAGGATGCAGTAGTCAGCCTGCTGTTATCATATCTTACCTTTGCGCTTCCGTTCTTTATTCGGCCGCTTGGGGGCATCATATTCAGTCATATCGGAGACAAGGTAGGGAGAAAGAAGACATTAGTTATGACCCTTTCTTTAATGGGAGGATCTACGGTACTGATTGGCTGTTTGCCTGATTATAATGCGATTGGCGTATGGGCACCCATTCTCTTGATTCTGATGCGATGTATCCAAGGACTTGGCATCGGAGGAGAGTGGGGCGGAGCCCTTTTGCTGGCTGTTGAATACTCTGGTAAAAACAATCGCGGCTTCTACGGCAGTATTCCTCAAATGGGTGTAACGATTGGAATGGTGATGGGTACTTTGGCGTTGTCCCTGATGAGCCTGCTTCCGGATGATGCCTTTATGTCCTGGGGCTGGAGAGTACCTTTTATCATGAGTGCTGTCCTTGTCTTCATCGGTCTATGGATTCGTAACGGTCTGGATGAAACTCCTGCATTTAAAGAATCACAAAAATCAGGTGAAACCTCCCGTGTACCTCTTCTTGATACGCTGCGTTACCACTGGAAATCGGTTCTAATTGCTGTCGGTGCCAAGGTAGTAGAGACAGGTCCATTCTATATATTTGGAACCTTCGTTGTTGCCTATTGCACAACATATCTAGGCTATGAACGTTCACCGGTGCTCAATGCCGTATTGCTTGCAGCTCTTGTGGCAACTGCCCTAATCCCGCTTGCAGGGAAGTTGTCTGACAAAATAGGCAGAAAACCGCTGTTTGTCGGTGGTACAATTGCAATTATTCTCTATGCATTCCCATACTTTTATCTGTTGTCTCAAGGCTCTATAGCTCTCATGATCTTGGCTACAATTCTGGGTCTAGGAATTGTTTGGGTTCCAGTTACAGCGGTGCTGGGAACAATGTTTTCTGAAATATTCAGTACCAAGGTGCGTTATACAGGTGTCAGCCTCGGATATCAGATCGGTGCAGCTGTTGCGGGAGGAACCGCACCACTTATTGCTACATGGCTGTTAAGTGAATTCAACAATTCTTGGGTGCCTGTCGCGCTATATATCATTCTCACAGGTGTAATTTCTCTAATTGCTGTAAGTGCAACTCGTGAGAAGAAGAATACAGAGCTGGATATTTAG
- a CDS encoding sigma-54 interaction domain-containing protein has product MFNNEQIELNTDYVAMNFDQNVSQLIQNLENSKAVHIEWNDRHYLFTASDISRFLVKEGHLQDLLSEWSPSPIIDLDNPHFSRGEWISDLPDDLDRPILFVSESNQITGFLSLFNLLKQIAAQKHKAEAYLNSLLDTVTDAVTAVDRKGTVICWNETAVSIYDIPYERIMGRTIGEHFDPDSLMLLRSIDEGRIIRNMYHKSREGTHVLINASPVKDYNGQIIGGLASEQDITHLVRLNEELTSAQASILDTLPRKDDPFSHIDGQSHSISKVVRIGKKMAESDTPVILYGESGVGKEQLAKVIHLASPRAEHPFLSINCGAVPVGMLESELFGFEGGTFSGNNHYDPGKLELADKGTLLLNEIDKLPMDVQDKLYHALKNQSFRRYGGHTDIPLNTRIIGASKHNLEELAASQNFSSELYYTLSIVSISVPPLRDRIEDISILSTMYLREFSAQYQKPIPVLTPEVILAFSNYAWPGNIAELRAVLERCVILGEGDQIKLEHLPDSFLEHFGAISDGEQVLIEHIHYDNRLKAKVSETEEKALIEEALHKAAGNKSVAAKLLGISRGTLYNKMKKHYLE; this is encoded by the coding sequence ATGTTCAATAATGAACAGATTGAATTAAATACCGATTATGTTGCAATGAATTTTGATCAAAACGTCAGCCAACTAATCCAGAATCTTGAGAATTCCAAAGCAGTTCATATTGAATGGAATGACCGTCATTATTTGTTTACAGCAAGTGATATAAGCCGTTTTTTAGTTAAGGAAGGACATCTCCAGGATTTACTATCTGAATGGTCCCCGTCACCGATCATCGACTTGGACAATCCACATTTCTCCAGAGGAGAATGGATATCTGATCTGCCTGATGATCTTGACCGTCCCATCCTATTTGTGAGTGAGTCAAATCAGATTACTGGATTCCTTTCCCTCTTTAACTTATTAAAGCAAATAGCTGCACAAAAGCACAAAGCAGAAGCTTATTTAAACTCTTTATTAGATACAGTAACCGATGCCGTTACAGCTGTTGATCGGAAAGGGACTGTAATTTGCTGGAATGAGACAGCTGTGAGTATTTATGATATTCCATACGAGCGAATAATGGGCAGAACGATCGGTGAACACTTTGATCCCGACTCTTTGATGCTGCTGCGGAGCATAGACGAAGGACGCATCATACGCAACATGTACCACAAATCTCGTGAAGGAACCCACGTCCTTATCAATGCTTCACCTGTTAAGGATTATAATGGTCAGATTATCGGCGGTCTCGCCTCTGAACAGGACATTACTCATCTAGTTAGGCTGAATGAAGAGCTCACTTCCGCTCAGGCGAGTATATTAGATACGCTTCCTCGCAAAGACGATCCCTTCAGTCATATCGATGGTCAGAGTCATAGCATTAGCAAAGTGGTCCGAATTGGCAAAAAGATGGCTGAATCCGATACACCTGTCATTCTGTATGGGGAGTCGGGTGTCGGGAAGGAACAGCTGGCAAAAGTCATTCATCTGGCAAGCCCGCGTGCTGAGCATCCATTCTTGTCCATTAATTGCGGTGCAGTACCTGTCGGCATGCTGGAGAGTGAACTATTTGGATTTGAAGGCGGTACGTTTTCCGGCAATAACCATTATGATCCTGGCAAGCTGGAGCTAGCTGATAAAGGAACGCTGCTCTTAAATGAGATTGACAAGCTTCCGATGGATGTCCAGGATAAACTGTATCATGCTTTGAAGAACCAGTCTTTCCGGCGTTATGGAGGACATACCGATATTCCGCTGAATACGCGTATTATCGGTGCATCGAAGCATAATCTGGAGGAGCTTGCTGCGAGCCAGAATTTCAGCTCCGAGCTATATTACACGCTCAGTATTGTGTCGATCTCTGTTCCACCTCTGCGTGACAGAATCGAGGACATTTCAATTTTGAGCACCATGTACTTACGCGAATTTTCAGCACAGTATCAAAAACCGATTCCTGTACTTACACCAGAGGTCATATTGGCTTTTTCTAACTATGCGTGGCCTGGAAATATCGCAGAACTTCGGGCTGTTCTTGAGCGGTGTGTTATTCTTGGAGAAGGTGATCAAATCAAGCTGGAGCATCTCCCCGATTCTTTTCTGGAACATTTCGGGGCCATAAGTGATGGGGAGCAAGTTCTGATAGAACATATACATTATGACAACCGGCTGAAAGCAAAAGTGTCTGAGACAGAAGAGAAGGCACTTATTGAAGAAGCTCTACATAAGGCCGCTGGTAACAAGAGTGTTGCTGCGAAATTGCTTGGCATATCACGAGGAACCTTATACAACAAAATGAAGAAACATTATTTAGAGTGA
- a CDS encoding DeoR/GlpR family DNA-binding transcription regulator has product MLTEERYRMILERLQQRGVVKLQELVELLQASESTIRRDLVDLEAKNLLKRVHGGASLVSHKSIELGMDEKTFKNVQEKTAAAILAAKQLHDGECIYLDAGTTTLAMIPYIEAQDITVVTNGLSHVEALVSKKIRSYLLGGMMKPHTKAVIGSIALQNMDNFRFDKSFLGTNGLDMAMGYTTPDPEEALIKRRAHQLSGQTYVLADSSKFGEIAFAKLFNLEEATLITDRVPGEYRKWLGPKFKAIEGLK; this is encoded by the coding sequence ATGCTGACAGAAGAACGATATCGGATGATTTTAGAACGCTTACAGCAGCGTGGAGTGGTTAAACTTCAGGAGCTGGTTGAATTACTCCAGGCTTCTGAATCCACGATTCGAAGAGACTTGGTGGATTTAGAGGCGAAGAACCTGCTCAAAAGAGTTCATGGAGGGGCTTCACTTGTAAGTCATAAGAGCATCGAGCTTGGCATGGATGAGAAAACGTTCAAAAACGTTCAAGAAAAGACAGCAGCAGCGATCTTAGCGGCCAAACAGCTCCATGATGGTGAATGTATTTATCTGGATGCGGGCACGACCACGCTTGCCATGATTCCTTATATTGAAGCACAGGATATTACCGTTGTTACCAACGGACTCTCCCACGTAGAAGCGCTGGTAAGTAAAAAGATACGCAGCTATTTGCTCGGTGGCATGATGAAACCGCATACGAAGGCGGTCATTGGCAGCATAGCACTTCAAAATATGGATAACTTCCGCTTCGACAAGAGCTTCCTGGGTACCAATGGATTGGATATGGCGATGGGCTATACGACTCCGGATCCGGAAGAGGCATTAATTAAACGCAGGGCCCATCAGTTATCTGGACAGACCTACGTGCTGGCAGATTCCAGTAAGTTTGGGGAAATCGCTTTTGCCAAGCTGTTTAATCTGGAAGAAGCGACGTTAATAACAGACAGGGTTCCTGGCGAATATAGGAAATGGCTTGGACCGAAATTTAAAGCAATTGAGGGATTAAAATGA
- a CDS encoding GNAT family N-acetyltransferase — translation MGHIIGERIVLREYRMEDSSAIRSWVNDPDITSTLSDLFRYPQSIKKTEDFIHMMMDGRSDTHKSFVIAHQNTLDYIGQIDVLNISWKNRTASLAIVIGSKKDQGRGFGSEAIRLLQNLVFNEMNLNRLELQVYDFNHAAIHCYKKCGFVEEGRARQKIYRNGKYNDIIHMSILKSEYDTLVQRTKSTAYARDLEGRD, via the coding sequence ATGGGGCACATTATTGGCGAACGAATTGTACTAAGAGAATATCGAATGGAGGATTCATCTGCAATACGAAGCTGGGTTAACGATCCGGATATTACGTCTACTCTGAGTGATTTATTTAGGTATCCGCAAAGTATAAAGAAGACGGAAGACTTCATACATATGATGATGGACGGCAGGTCAGATACACACAAGAGCTTTGTCATTGCACATCAGAATACACTCGACTATATAGGTCAGATTGACGTGCTAAATATCTCCTGGAAGAACCGAACGGCCTCGCTTGCGATTGTTATTGGTTCGAAGAAAGATCAAGGAAGAGGTTTCGGCTCTGAAGCGATACGATTGCTGCAAAATCTAGTATTTAATGAGATGAATTTAAATCGGCTGGAGCTCCAAGTGTATGATTTCAATCATGCGGCAATTCATTGCTATAAGAAATGCGGCTTTGTAGAAGAAGGTAGAGCGAGGCAGAAGATTTATCGAAATGGGAAATACAATGATATCATTCACATGAGTATTCTAAAGAGCGAATATGATACATTAGTACAGCGTACGAAGTCGACCGCCTATGCACGTGATCTCGAAGGCCGAGATTAA
- the pruA gene encoding L-glutamate gamma-semialdehyde dehydrogenase, giving the protein MNKTANISPFVNEPFVNFSLEENKQAMEKAISKVKSELGQNIPLHIGEKKVFTEEVITSVNPGNLGEVIGYVSKANQPLAEEAMQIAVSTFETWKRVPPRERAEYLFKAATLMRERKHEFSALMILESGKNYAEADADTAEAIDFIEFYAREILRIDQINEIQPLTKVQGEDNRLTYIPLGVGVIIPPWNFPLAICVGMTTAAVVSGNTVLLKPASTTPAIAHKFVALMEEVGLPAGVINFIPGSGAEVGDYLTSHPKTRFISFTGSKEVGLHISKQAADTSEGQIWIKRLIAEMGGKDGIVVDETANLDAAAQAIVASAFGFQGQKCSAGSRAIIVEAVYDEVVEKVKELTEKLAAGLPELNYPAGPVIDKASYDKILNYIQIGKGEGTLLTGGSPAEGNGYYIQPTVFADVKPDARIMKEEIFGPVLAICKASDYKEAIEIYNDTEFGLTGSYFSSDQDRIEEALETMHCGNLYINRKCTGALVGAHPFGGFNMSGTDSKAGGYDYLLLFTQAKLTSRKL; this is encoded by the coding sequence GTGAATAAGACAGCGAATATCAGTCCCTTTGTCAATGAGCCTTTCGTGAACTTCAGTTTGGAAGAGAACAAGCAGGCGATGGAAAAAGCGATTAGCAAAGTAAAGTCTGAATTAGGTCAAAATATCCCTCTCCATATCGGTGAGAAGAAGGTGTTCACTGAAGAGGTAATTACTTCGGTCAACCCGGGGAATTTAGGGGAAGTCATCGGATATGTGAGTAAAGCGAATCAGCCACTGGCAGAAGAAGCCATGCAGATTGCCGTAAGCACATTCGAAACGTGGAAGAGGGTACCTCCAAGAGAGCGAGCGGAATATCTATTCAAGGCAGCGACTCTTATGCGGGAACGTAAGCATGAATTCTCGGCACTTATGATTCTTGAATCTGGTAAAAACTATGCCGAGGCTGATGCAGACACAGCCGAAGCTATTGATTTTATTGAATTTTATGCACGTGAAATATTACGTATTGATCAAATTAATGAAATACAGCCTCTAACCAAGGTGCAAGGTGAAGACAATCGCTTAACATATATTCCTCTAGGGGTTGGCGTCATCATACCTCCATGGAATTTCCCGCTGGCGATATGCGTAGGTATGACAACTGCAGCGGTTGTGTCAGGAAATACGGTATTGCTCAAGCCTGCTTCGACGACGCCTGCAATAGCTCATAAATTTGTTGCGCTTATGGAAGAGGTGGGTCTTCCAGCTGGTGTTATCAATTTTATACCTGGCAGCGGAGCGGAAGTAGGAGATTATTTAACTTCTCATCCGAAGACCCGATTTATCAGCTTCACCGGCTCGAAGGAAGTCGGACTTCATATAAGTAAGCAGGCAGCGGATACGTCAGAAGGCCAAATTTGGATCAAGCGGCTTATTGCCGAAATGGGCGGCAAGGATGGGATCGTCGTAGATGAGACCGCGAATCTTGATGCAGCGGCGCAGGCCATTGTTGCTTCTGCCTTTGGTTTCCAGGGACAGAAGTGTTCCGCCGGGTCGAGAGCGATCATTGTAGAAGCTGTGTATGATGAAGTTGTGGAGAAGGTTAAGGAGCTGACGGAGAAGCTTGCTGCCGGGTTACCAGAACTGAATTATCCAGCAGGACCGGTCATTGATAAGGCTTCTTATGATAAAATCTTGAATTACATCCAAATTGGCAAGGGCGAAGGAACGTTACTAACGGGAGGAAGTCCGGCCGAAGGGAATGGCTACTATATCCAGCCTACTGTATTCGCGGATGTGAAACCAGATGCGAGAATTATGAAGGAAGAAATTTTTGGTCCCGTTCTTGCTATATGCAAGGCTTCAGATTATAAGGAGGCAATTGAAATATATAATGATACAGAGTTTGGATTGACAGGCTCCTATTTCTCCTCAGACCAGGATCGCATTGAGGAGGCGCTGGAGACGATGCACTGTGGAAACCTGTATATAAACCGAAAGTGTACCGGGGCTCTGGTTGGAGCTCATCCGTTCGGCGGCTTCAATATGTCGGGTACGGATTCCAAGGCCGGAGGATACGATTATCTGCTCTTGTTCACACAAGCTAAGCTGACCTCCAGGAAGCTGTAG
- a CDS encoding histidine phosphatase family protein codes for MSSGRTELYMVRHAESPFIFGEERTRGLSDKGAAHAQELAHIFASIPVHLVISSPYTRAVETVNPIAKSKGLEVVLHEELKERRIEGPDHRSDWEVLERAIKASFEDLDYALDGGESTRQMQQRAIPIIERILEEYSEKSIILGTHGNIMVAIMNYYDSQYGYDFWAGTSKPDIYRLEFESKRLVQVECLWEKVTG; via the coding sequence GTGAGTTCAGGTAGAACGGAGTTATATATGGTAAGGCACGCGGAATCCCCGTTTATCTTTGGAGAAGAGCGTACAAGAGGCTTGTCTGACAAAGGAGCTGCACATGCACAGGAGCTGGCTCATATATTTGCTTCCATACCGGTGCACCTGGTTATATCCAGTCCTTACACTCGTGCCGTTGAGACGGTTAATCCTATTGCGAAATCCAAGGGTTTAGAGGTCGTACTCCATGAGGAGCTTAAGGAAAGAAGGATAGAAGGACCAGATCATAGATCAGACTGGGAAGTGCTGGAGAGAGCGATAAAAGCTTCGTTTGAAGATCTGGATTATGCACTTGACGGTGGAGAATCTACTCGGCAAATGCAGCAACGTGCAATCCCGATCATTGAACGAATACTAGAGGAATATTCAGAGAAGAGTATTATTCTCGGTACACATGGCAATATCATGGTGGCAATCATGAATTATTATGATTCACAGTATGGTTATGATTTCTGGGCAGGAACCTCGAAGCCGGACATCTATCGGTTAGAATTTGAAAGCAAACGGCTTGTTCAGGTAGAGTGCTTATGGGAGAAAGTAACAGGATGA